A part of Vulcanisaeta moutnovskia 768-28 genomic DNA contains:
- a CDS encoding MHS family MFS transporter produces MVIQWRLALLTGSLLSLLSAIVILTLAQGARPINWRFAFRIEDVKKVIRAIGVKFGESSSFYAYTSVILIYFNAHEVPDLIITSTISLLILTLIMSAVMTRVKPTKVLMLSYVIFSLINAFMFRINPLLLFALFGMADAIAYTPQSLYLVSLFRGDIKHVGAGVSYHVASSLGGLMTYLISILISMYGLKAGLIATPTLLLMSCIASMMALLI; encoded by the coding sequence ATGGTTATTCAATGGCGATTGGCATTATTGACGGGGTCGTTATTAAGTCTTTTATCGGCGATCGTAATCTTAACGCTTGCTCAGGGTGCCAGGCCCATTAATTGGAGGTTCGCTTTCCGTATTGAGGATGTTAAGAAGGTCATTAGGGCCATTGGGGTTAAGTTCGGTGAGAGTTCAAGCTTCTATGCATACACCTCCGTAATTCTCATATACTTCAATGCGCATGAGGTTCCCGACCTAATAATTACGTCCACGATATCCCTACTAATCCTCACATTAATAATGTCAGCCGTCATGACCAGGGTGAAGCCTACCAAGGTGTTGATGCTTAGTTATGTGATTTTCTCGCTAATAAATGCGTTCATGTTCAGGATAAACCCATTACTACTCTTCGCACTCTTCGGTATGGCCGACGCAATAGCATACACACCGCAATCACTATACCTAGTATCACTATTTAGAGGCGATATTAAGCATGTTGGTGCTGGTGTCTCGTACCACGTGGCCAGTTCATTGGGTGGTTTAATGACTTACTTAATATCAATATTAATATCAATGTATGGCCTTAAAGCAGGGCTTATAGCAACACCGACCCTACTCCTCATGTCCTGCATAGCCTCGATGATGGCCTTGTTGATATAG
- a CDS encoding MFS transporter, with protein MRNLVVALFSAVGTVSTWFNFLAHNVIASIFVAFIARPIGAYVFGLIGDKYSSKSSLALTLIIMGISTMLISTIEKTWYATYELLMLRIAQGLALGGEWALWLFNGDWHY; from the coding sequence ATGAGAAATCTAGTGGTGGCGTTGTTTAGTGCGGTGGGTACGGTATCAACTTGGTTCAACTTCCTAGCCCATAATGTTATTGCATCAATATTCGTGGCATTCATTGCAAGACCCATCGGAGCCTACGTCTTTGGCTTAATCGGTGATAAGTACTCAAGCAAGTCATCACTGGCGCTAACCCTAATCATCATGGGCATCTCAACAATGTTAATATCGACGATCGAGAAGACGTGGTATGCAACGTATGAATTATTAATGCTCAGGATAGCTCAGGGATTAGCTCTTGGCGGTGAGTGGGCCTTATGGTTATTCAATGGCGATTGGCATTATTGA